Proteins encoded in a region of the Gopherus evgoodei ecotype Sinaloan lineage unplaced genomic scaffold, rGopEvg1_v1.p scaffold_122_arrow_ctg1, whole genome shotgun sequence genome:
- the FITM1 gene encoding fat storage-inducing transmembrane protein 1 → MWGSLAGGPNPIFMTCSLLPWHPLASWGAWDLGSPVGHPLQGWWGEGAGVPGWNVGCSPPILGRGPRTRAVWGQRGGFCLCHLLSVNKALAIPQAASLGAAPGLSCRRASLVGEAMAGSGGRLPLALLATVAGWALALARGLVFLCSEHCAWLLGAPWLRRAYHAWLAGAVVLGPLLHPLADPHAVLANQRNYFSRTFVASAWGWTCLLAGGFSLLVSYGATGRALAALRPLARLAVGSALQLAAAAAFGLLEEPTGDCYAALLPPRAERPGYLPPRAERPGWAAFLLTFCCLLLAEELAVFRRYLARGHPAGAALRLVFLLNVLLLGLWSLLLLGGAVYGPAYGPQLGGAAAGTLAWHLTYRGWYRARWSPGRPGPGLFPRGEPRA, encoded by the exons ATGTGGGGGAGCCTGGCTGGAGGCCCCAATCCCATCTTCATGACTTGTTCTCTGCTGCCCTGGCATCCCTTGGCCAGCTGGGGGGCGTGGGATTTGGGGTCCCCTGTGGGGCATCCCCTGCAGGGCTGGTGGGGTGAAGGTGCAGGGGTGCCTGGCTGGAACGTGGGCTGCAGCCCCCCTATTCTGGGAAGGGGGCCCCGCACTAGGGCAGTTTGGGGGCAGCGGGGGGGATTCTGTCTGTGCCACCTGCTGTCTGTCAATAAAGCTCTCGCCATTCCTCAGGCTGCGTCCTTGGGGGCGGCGCCCGGGCTCAGCTGTCGCCGCGCGTCACTGGTGGGGGAGGCCATGGCCGGGAGCGGGGGCCGCCTGCCCCTCGCCCTGCTGGCCACCGTGGCCGGCTGGGCGCTGGCCCTGGCGCGGGGCCTGGTCTTCCTGTGCAGCGAGCACTGCGCCTGGCTCCTGGGCGCCCCCTGGCTGCGGCGGGCGTATCACGCCTGGCTGGCGGGCGCCGTGGTGCTggggcccctgctgcaccccctggccgACCCCCACGCCGTCCTCGCCAACCAGCGCAACTACTTCAGCCG cacctTCGTGGCCTCGGCCTGGGGCTGGACCTGCCTGCTGGCGGGCGGCTTCTCGCTGCTGGTGAGCTACGGGGCGACGGGGCGGGCGCTGGCCGCGCTGCGGCCGCTGGCCCGGCTGGCCGTGGGCTCGGCGCTGCAGctggccgccgccgccgccttcgGGCTGCTGGAGGAGCCGACGGGCGATTGCTACGCGGCGCTGCTGCCCCCGCGGGCCGAGCGGCCGGGCTACCTGCCCCCGCGGGCCGAGCGGCCGGGCTGGGCCGCCTTCCTGCTGACCTTCTGCTGCCTGCTGCTGGCCGAGGAGCTGGCCGTCTTCCGCCGCTACCTGGCCCGCGGCCACCCGGCCGGCGCCGCGCTGCGCCTGGTCTTCCTGCTCAACGTGCTGCTGCTGGGCCTGtggagcctgctgctgctgggcggcGCCGTCTACGGCCCGGCCTACGGGCCGCAGCTGGGGGGCGCCGCCGCGGGCACCCTGGCCTGGCACCTCACCTACCGCGGCTGGTACCGCGCCCGCTGGTCCCCGGGCCGCCCGGGCCCCGGCCTGTTCCCCAGGGGCGAGCCGCGCGCCTGA